Proteins from a single region of Nomia melanderi isolate GNS246 chromosome 11, iyNomMela1, whole genome shotgun sequence:
- the LOC116430642 gene encoding uncharacterized protein LOC116430642, whose product MTVHHQNHHVAALSGVTVANNGLNLSRMSGLEAHKLENIVERNGVSVERLSNGLDARGNNHGSNNGLERGDASTTMPQRSRFMITDILGGASSKMHQAAGLQTQEPPGSPPPTPRDLSVRHQSRTSLNNSNLDEDSDASHHDGASVTSNGGKEDDPKSSSSSTLSSAQSKKQRKARTAFTDHQLQTLEKSFERQKYLSVQDRMDLASKLQLTDTQVKTWYQNRRTKWKRQTITSFEIIENNFAVAAFQQLYGSGAAAVPAHPAGRYWQYPSAHALPANGLFYQQTSAAVTLQKPLPFRLYPPTMILAPGPSNPLGSLTASSSLSNLSNYYRDSPEMVDGRDRETMERSSRQRDRSGSPVLTDRSPLRKDERLYAPSMVQPGSSNSLGTLTSSNLNNYYRDSPEVADREREGRGLRQRDRSKSPVLRDRSSPARKDDKLYPPTMLQAGPSNTIGSLAANLSNYYRDSPEERENRGRRQRDRSKSPVLRDRSSPMRKDDRLYPATMLQPGPSNTIGSLASNLSNYYRDSPDMIDGRENMSSSRDRSPLRREDSPQSIRADSDEESIHDI is encoded by the exons ATGACGGTCCATCACCAGAACCACCACGTGGCGGCACTGAGCGGCGTCACCGTGGCCAATAACGGTCTGAACCTGAGCAGAATGTCCGGCCTCGAGGCGCACAAGCTGGAGAACATCGTCGAGAGGAACGGGGTCAGCGTCGAGCGTCTCTCGAACGGGCTGGACGCGCGCGGCAACAATCACGGCAGCAACAATGGCCTGGAACGGGGCGACGCGTCCACCACCATGCCACAGCGGTCCCGATTCATGATCACCGATATCCTCGGTGGCGCGTCCAGCAAGATGCACCAGGCCGCCGGACTGCAGACACAGGAGCCGCCCGGCAGCCCGCCGCCGACGCCCAGGGACCTCAGTGTCAGGCATCAGTCCAGGACGTCTCTGAACAACAGCAACCTGGACGAGGATAGCGACGCCAGTCATCACGACGGCGCTTCCGTTACATCGAACG GCGGCAAGGAGGACGACCCAAAAAGCTCCTCGTCTAGCACGCTGAGCTCGGCGCAGAGCAAAAAACAGCGGAAAGCGCGCACGGCTTTCACGGATCATCAGCTCCAGACTCTGGAGAAGAGCTTCGAGCGACAGAAGTATCTGAGCGTGCAGGACAGGATGGATCTGGCGTCCAAGTTGCAGCTAACCGACACACAAGTCAAGACATGGTACCAGAATAGAAG AACGAAGTGGAAGAGGCAGACGATCACGAGCTTCGAGATAATAGAGAACAATTTCGCGGTGGCCGCGTTCCAGCAGCTGTACGGCAGCGGCGCTGCGGCGGTTCCCGCGCATCCCGCGGGACGCTACTGGCAGTACCCCAGCGCGCACGCGTTGCCGGCCAACGGGCTCTTCTATCAGCAAACGTCGGCGGCGGTGACCCTGCAGAAACCGTTGCCGTTCAGACTGTACCCGCCCACGATGATCCTAGCTCCCGGGCCCAGCAACCCTCTGGGCTCCCTAACGGCGAGCTCCAGCCTGTCGAACTTGAGCAACTACTACAGAGACAGCCCGGAGATGGTGGACGGCAGGGACAGAGAGACGATGGAGCGATCGTCCAGGCAGCGCGACAGAAGCGGAAGTCCAGTGCTGACGGACAGATCGCCGCTGCGGAAAGACGAGAGACTGTACGCGCCGTCGATGGTCCAGCCGGGGTCCAGCAACAGCTTAGGCACGCTCACCAGCAGCAACCTGAACAACTACTACAGAGACAGCCCGGAAGTAGCggacagagagagggagggcAGAGGACTCAGACAGAGAGACAGGAGCAAGAGTCCCGTGCTACGGGACAGATCATCCCCCGCGCGCAAGGATGACAAGCTCTACCCGCCCACGATGCTGCAGGCGGGACCTAGCAACACTATCGGCTCGCTAGCGGCGAACCTGAGCAACTATTACAGAGACAGTCCAGAGGAACGAGAGAACAGAGGGCGCAGACAGAGAGACAGGAGCAAGAGTCCCGTGCTAAGAGACAGATCATCCCCTATGCGCAAGGATGACAGGCTCTACCCGGCCACGATGCTGCAGCCGGGGCCTAGCAACACTATCGGCTCCCTCGCGTCGAATCTGAGCAATTATTACAGAGACAGCCCCGACATGATCGACGGGAGGGAGAACATGAGCAGTAGTCGCGACAGATCGCCCTTGCGGAGGGAGGACAGCCCGCAGAGCATAAGAGCGGACAGCGACGAGGAAAGTATACACGATATCTAG